Proteins encoded together in one Vitis vinifera cultivar Pinot Noir 40024 chromosome 4, ASM3070453v1 window:
- the LOC100259484 gene encoding ethylene-responsive transcription factor SHINE 2, with the protein MVSATKKFRGVRQRQWGSWVSEIRHPLLKRRVWLGTFESAEAAARAYDQAAILMNGQNAKTNFPVVKNDQGEVKSSAGTDHEDESPLSRKALSEILTTKLRKCCKDPSPSLTCLRLDTDNSHLGVWQKRAGTRSGSSWVMRVELGKKDGQVSDENSSSFLRSPRGGAEAGDGVDGEEDRMAMQMIEELLNWNCP; encoded by the exons ATGGTGTCTGCTACTAAGAAGTTCAGGGGTGTCAGGCAGCGTCAGTGGGGCTCTTGGGTGTCAGAAATCCGCCACCCTTTACT GAAGAGGAGGGTGTGGCTAGGGACATTCGAGAGCGCTGAGGCAGCCGCGAGAGCATATGATCAGGCCGCCATACTGATGAATGGACAGAACGCAAAGACCAATTTTCCGGTTGTGAAGAATGATCAAGGAGAAGTTAAGAGTAGTGCTGGTACTGATCATGAAGATGAATCCCCATTATCGCGCAAGGCGCTGTCTGAAATCCTTACCACCAAGCTGAGGAAGTGCTGCAAGGACCCTTCTCCTTCCCTCACTTGCTTGAGGCTCGACACTGATAATTCTCATCTGGGGGTATGGCAGAAGCGCGCTGGGACACGCTCAGGGTCCAGCTGGGTGATGAGAGTTGAGCTTGGGAAGAAGGATGGTCAAGTTTCTGATGAAAATTCTTCGTCCTTTTTACGGTCACCGAGGGGCGGAGCTGAAGCCGGGGATGGTGTGGATGGAGAAGAAGATAGGATGGCAATGCAAATGATAGAAGAGCTTCTCAACTGGAATTGTCCTTGA